One part of the Arabidopsis thaliana chromosome 1 sequence genome encodes these proteins:
- the RAD51D gene encoding DNA repair RAD51-like protein — translation MAPLKHLEKENPIIDACFQDFCASHGILTIEDFLLHDLYELTAFSQRQTNADRLKEGITLILSLIERQCRPLVNGLKLLEDLHRNKHTLSTGDKETDSLLQGGFREGQLTELVGPSSSGKTQFCMQAAASVAENHLGRVLYLDTGNSFSARRIAQFICSSSDATLGQKVMSRILCHTVYDIYTLFDTLQDLEITLRLQMNVNESRLRLLVVDSISSLITPILGGSGSQGTYP, via the exons ATGGCGCCTCTCAAACATCTGGAGAAGGAAAATCCAATCATCGACGCATGTTTCCAAGATTTCTGCGCCTCTCATGGAATTTTAACAA TTGAGGATTTCCTTCTGCATGATCTCTACGAACTTACTGCATTTTCTCAACGGCAGACAAATGCAGATAGATTGAAAGAG GGTATCACTCTCATCCTCTCTTTGATAGAACGTCAGTGTCGGCCATTGGTGAATGGTTTAAAACTGTTGGAGGATCTACACCGTAATAAACATACTCTGTCGACTGGAGACAAAGAGACGGACTCATTGCTTCAAGGTGGATTCCGTGAGGGTCAGCTTACAGAACTTGTCGGACCTTCCTCTTCTGGGAAAACACAA TTTTGCATGCAAGCTGCTGCAAGTGTAGCAGAGAATCATCTTGGCAGAGTCTTGTATTTAGACACAGGGAACTCTTTTTCTGCCCGACGCATTGCTCAATTTATCTGCTCCAGTTCAGATGCTACTTTAGGGCag AAAGTCATGAGCAGAATATTATGCCACACGGTCTATGACATATATACACTGTTTGATACGCTGCAAGATCTAGAGATTACTTTGAGGTTGCAG ATGAATGTGAATGAGTCCCGACTACGATTGTTAGTTGTTGattcaatctcttctctgaTTACTCCAATCCTTGGAGGCAGTGGCTCACAGGGTACATACCCTT GA
- a CDS encoding Tetratricopeptide repeat (TPR)-like superfamily protein (Tetratricopeptide repeat (TPR)-like superfamily protein; FUNCTIONS IN: molecular_function unknown; INVOLVED IN: biological_process unknown; LOCATED IN: mitochondrion; EXPRESSED IN: 10 plant structures; EXPRESSED DURING: 6 growth stages; CONTAINS InterPro DOMAIN/s: Pentatricopeptide repeat (InterPro:IPR002885); BEST Arabidopsis thaliana protein match is: Pentatricopeptide repeat (PPR-like) superfamily protein (TAIR:AT5G16420.1); Has 40211 Blast hits to 12438 proteins in 276 species: Archae - 2; Bacteria - 44; Metazoa - 539; Fungi - 492; Plants - 37971; Viruses - 0; Other Eukaryotes - 1163 (source: NCBI BLink).): protein MRRRLSSVLINNQCIASQRHYHTSRPEKPTKKASSHEPTHKFTRKPWEEVPFLTDLKEIEDPEEALSLFHQYQEMGFRHDYPSYSSLIYKLAKSRNFDAVDQILRLVRYRNVRCRESLFMGLIQHYGKAGSVDKAIDVFHKITSFDCVRTIQSLNTLINVLVDNGELEKAKSFFDGAKDMRLRPNSVSFNILIKGFLDKCDWEAACKVFDEMLEMEVQPSVVTYNSLIGFLCRNDDMGKAKSLLEDMIKKRIRPNAVTFGLLMKGLCCKGEYNEAKKLMFDMEYRGCKPGLVNYGILMSDLGKRGRIDEAKLLLGEMKKRRIKPDVVIYNILVNHLCTECRVPEAYRVLTEMQMKGCKPNAATYRMMIDGFCRIEDFDSGLNVLNAMLASRHCPTPATFVCMVAGLIKGGNLDHACFVLEVMGKKNLSFGSGAWQNLLSDLCIKDGGVYCEALSEVISI, encoded by the coding sequence ATGCGTAGAAGACTATCTTCCGTGCTAATCAACAATCAGTGCATCGCGTCCCAACGCCATTACCACACATCTCGACCTGAGAAACCCACAAAGAAAGCCAGCAGCCATGAACCAACTCACAAATTCACCAGGAAGCCATGGGAGGAAGTGCCATTTCTCACCGATCTCAAAGAAATCGAAGACCCAGAGGaagctctttctctcttccacCAATACCAGGAAATGGGTTTCCGACACGACTACCCATCTTACTCTTCTCTCATCTACAAGCTTGCAAAGTCCCGTAACTTCGACGCCGTCGACCAAATTCTCCGCCTTGTTCGCTATCGAAACGTCCGGTGCAGAGAATCCCTCTTCATGGGATTGATTCAGCATTACGGGAAAGCCGGTTCGGTCGACAAAGCCATCGATGTTTTCCACAAAATCACCTCCTTTGATTGTGTTCGCACGATTCAGTCTCTCAACACTCTCATCAACGTTCTGGTCGATAACGGCGAGTTGGAAAAGGCCAAAAGCTTTTTCGACGGGGCAAAGGATATGCGTTTGCGTCCCAATTCGGTGtctttcaatattttgatCAAAGGATTTCTTGATAAATGCGATTGGGAAGCTGCATGTaaggtgttcgacgaaatgctTGAGATGGAGGTGCAACCGAGTGTTGTGACATACAATAGCCTGATTGGTTTCTTATGCCGAAATGACGATATGGGTAAGGCGAAGAGCTTGCTTGAAGATATGATTAAGAAAAGAATACGTCCGAATGCTGTGACATTTGGGTTGTTAATGAAAGGTTTATGTTGTAAGGGAGAGTACAATGAAGCAAAGAAGTTGATGTTCGATATGGAGTATCGTGGGTGTAAACCGGGTCTCGTTAACTACGGAATTTTGATGAGTGATCTTGGGAAGAGAGGGAGAATTGATGAGGCAAAGCTTCTACTCGGCGAGATGAAGAAAAGACGGATAAAACCAGATGTTGTGATCTATAACATTCTGGTAAACCATCTTTGCACTGAGTGTAGAGTCCCTGAGGCTTATAGAGTGCTGACGGAAATGCAGATGAAAGGGTGTAAACCAAATGCAGCTACATACCGTATGATGATTGATGGGTTTTGTCGTATCGAGGATTTTGATTCAGGGTTGAATGTTTTGAATGCAATGCTTGCAAGCAGACACTGTCCCACACCTGCAACGTTTGTATGTATGGTTGCTGGGCTGATTAAAGGCGGTAACTTGGACCATGCTTG
- the RAD51D gene encoding DNA repair RAD51-like protein: MFVLMAFLKIAVEDFLLHDLYELTAFSQRQTNADRLKEGITLILSLIERQCRPLVNGLKLLEDLHRNKHTLSTGDKETDSLLQGGFREGQLTELVGPSSSGKTQFCMQAAASVAENHLGRVLYLDTGNSFSARRIAQFICSSSDATLGQKVMSRILCHTVYDIYTLFDTLQDLEITLRLQMNVNESRLRLLVVDSISSLITPILGGSGSQGTYP; this comes from the exons ATGTTTGTGTTGATGGCTTTTCTCAAAATTGCAGTTGAGGATTTCCTTCTGCATGATCTCTACGAACTTACTGCATTTTCTCAACGGCAGACAAATGCAGATAGATTGAAAGAG GGTATCACTCTCATCCTCTCTTTGATAGAACGTCAGTGTCGGCCATTGGTGAATGGTTTAAAACTGTTGGAGGATCTACACCGTAATAAACATACTCTGTCGACTGGAGACAAAGAGACGGACTCATTGCTTCAAGGTGGATTCCGTGAGGGTCAGCTTACAGAACTTGTCGGACCTTCCTCTTCTGGGAAAACACAA TTTTGCATGCAAGCTGCTGCAAGTGTAGCAGAGAATCATCTTGGCAGAGTCTTGTATTTAGACACAGGGAACTCTTTTTCTGCCCGACGCATTGCTCAATTTATCTGCTCCAGTTCAGATGCTACTTTAGGGCag AAAGTCATGAGCAGAATATTATGCCACACGGTCTATGACATATATACACTGTTTGATACGCTGCAAGATCTAGAGATTACTTTGAGGTTGCAG ATGAATGTGAATGAGTCCCGACTACGATTGTTAGTTGTTGattcaatctcttctctgaTTACTCCAATCCTTGGAGGCAGTGGCTCACAGGGTACATACCCTT GA
- the RAD51D gene encoding DNA repair RAD51-like protein (homolog of RAD51 D (RAD51D); FUNCTIONS IN: nucleoside-triphosphatase activity, DNA-dependent ATPase activity, DNA binding, nucleotide binding, ATP binding; INVOLVED IN: DNA repair, somatic cell DNA recombination, regulation of response to biotic stimulus; LOCATED IN: endomembrane system; EXPRESSED IN: sperm cell, male gametophyte, flower; EXPRESSED DURING: petal differentiation and expansion stage; CONTAINS InterPro DOMAIN/s: DNA recombination/repair protein RecA/RadB, ATP-binding domain (InterPro:IPR020588), ATPase, AAA+ type, core (InterPro:IPR003593), DNA recombination and repair protein Rad51, C-terminal (InterPro:IPR013632); BEST Arabidopsis thaliana protein match is: DNA repair (Rad51) family protein (TAIR:AT2G28560.1); Has 4124 Blast hits to 4124 proteins in 1258 species: Archae - 446; Bacteria - 1629; Metazoa - 719; Fungi - 404; Plants - 385; Viruses - 2; Other Eukaryotes - 539 (source: NCBI BLink).) has protein sequence MFVLMAFLKIAVEDFLLHDLYELTAFSQRQTNADRLKEGITLILSLIERQCRPLVNGLKLLEDLHRNKHTLSTGDKETDSLLQGGFREGQLTELVGPSSSGKTQFCMQAAASVAENHLGRVLYLDTGNSFSARRIAQFICSSSDATLGQKVMSRILCHTVYDIYTLFDTLQDLEITLRLQMNVNESRLRLLVVDSISSLITPILGGSGSQGRALMVAIGYLLKKLAHEHSIAILVTNHTVGAGGEGGKTKPALGETWKSIPHVRLSLSRDHKNSNCTISILKHTSLPSGQAAKTLTRKENQQCP, from the exons ATGTTTGTGTTGATGGCTTTTCTCAAAATTGCAGTTGAGGATTTCCTTCTGCATGATCTCTACGAACTTACTGCATTTTCTCAACGGCAGACAAATGCAGATAGATTGAAAGAG GGTATCACTCTCATCCTCTCTTTGATAGAACGTCAGTGTCGGCCATTGGTGAATGGTTTAAAACTGTTGGAGGATCTACACCGTAATAAACATACTCTGTCGACTGGAGACAAAGAGACGGACTCATTGCTTCAAGGTGGATTCCGTGAGGGTCAGCTTACAGAACTTGTCGGACCTTCCTCTTCTGGGAAAACACAA TTTTGCATGCAAGCTGCTGCAAGTGTAGCAGAGAATCATCTTGGCAGAGTCTTGTATTTAGACACAGGGAACTCTTTTTCTGCCCGACGCATTGCTCAATTTATCTGCTCCAGTTCAGATGCTACTTTAGGGCag AAAGTCATGAGCAGAATATTATGCCACACGGTCTATGACATATATACACTGTTTGATACGCTGCAAGATCTAGAGATTACTTTGAGGTTGCAG ATGAATGTGAATGAGTCCCGACTACGATTGTTAGTTGTTGattcaatctcttctctgaTTACTCCAATCCTTGGAGGCAGTGGCTCACAGG GACGCGCTTTGATGGTGGCAATTGGATATTTGCTTAAGAAGCTGGCTCATGAACATAGCATCGCTATACTG GTGACAAATCACACGGTGGGTGCTGGAGGAGAAGGTGGTAAAACCAAACCAGCTCTTGGGGAAACATGGAAAAGCATCCCACACGTGAGACTTTCGCTATCACGTGACCATAAGAACAGCAACTGCACCATCTCCATCTTAAAACACACATCCTTG cCTTCAGGCCAAGCTGCGAAGACCTTGACTCGCAAGGAGAATCAACAATGTCCATAA
- the RAD51D gene encoding DNA repair RAD51-like protein (homolog of RAD51 D (RAD51D); FUNCTIONS IN: DNA-dependent ATPase activity, DNA binding, ATP binding; INVOLVED IN: DNA repair, somatic cell DNA recombination, regulation of response to biotic stimulus; EXPRESSED IN: sperm cell, male gametophyte, flower; EXPRESSED DURING: petal differentiation and expansion stage; CONTAINS InterPro DOMAIN/s: DNA recombination/repair protein RecA/RadB, ATP-binding domain (InterPro:IPR020588), DNA recombination and repair protein Rad51, C-terminal (InterPro:IPR013632); BEST Arabidopsis thaliana protein match is: DNA repair (Rad51) family protein (TAIR:AT2G28560.1); Has 4147 Blast hits to 4147 proteins in 1269 species: Archae - 448; Bacteria - 1641; Metazoa - 721; Fungi - 410; Plants - 391; Viruses - 2; Other Eukaryotes - 534 (source: NCBI BLink).): MAPLKHLEKENPIIDACFQDFCASHGILTIEDFLLHDLYELTAFSQRQTNADRLKEGITLILSLIERQCRPLVNGLKLLEDLHRNKHTLSTGDKETDSLLQGGFREGQLTELVGPSSSGKTQFCMQAAASVAENHLGRVLYLDTGNSFSARRIAQFICSSSDATLGQKVMSRILCHTVYDIYTLFDTLQDLEITLRLQMNVNESRLRLLVVDSISSLITPILGGSGSQGRALMVAIGYLLKKLAHEHSIAILVTNHTVGAGGEGGKTKPALGETWKSIPHVRLSLSRDHKNSNCTISILKHTSLPSGQAAKTLTRKENQQCP, from the exons ATGGCGCCTCTCAAACATCTGGAGAAGGAAAATCCAATCATCGACGCATGTTTCCAAGATTTCTGCGCCTCTCATGGAATTTTAACAA TTGAGGATTTCCTTCTGCATGATCTCTACGAACTTACTGCATTTTCTCAACGGCAGACAAATGCAGATAGATTGAAAGAG GGTATCACTCTCATCCTCTCTTTGATAGAACGTCAGTGTCGGCCATTGGTGAATGGTTTAAAACTGTTGGAGGATCTACACCGTAATAAACATACTCTGTCGACTGGAGACAAAGAGACGGACTCATTGCTTCAAGGTGGATTCCGTGAGGGTCAGCTTACAGAACTTGTCGGACCTTCCTCTTCTGGGAAAACACAA TTTTGCATGCAAGCTGCTGCAAGTGTAGCAGAGAATCATCTTGGCAGAGTCTTGTATTTAGACACAGGGAACTCTTTTTCTGCCCGACGCATTGCTCAATTTATCTGCTCCAGTTCAGATGCTACTTTAGGGCag AAAGTCATGAGCAGAATATTATGCCACACGGTCTATGACATATATACACTGTTTGATACGCTGCAAGATCTAGAGATTACTTTGAGGTTGCAG ATGAATGTGAATGAGTCCCGACTACGATTGTTAGTTGTTGattcaatctcttctctgaTTACTCCAATCCTTGGAGGCAGTGGCTCACAGG GACGCGCTTTGATGGTGGCAATTGGATATTTGCTTAAGAAGCTGGCTCATGAACATAGCATCGCTATACTG GTGACAAATCACACGGTGGGTGCTGGAGGAGAAGGTGGTAAAACCAAACCAGCTCTTGGGGAAACATGGAAAAGCATCCCACACGTGAGACTTTCGCTATCACGTGACCATAAGAACAGCAACTGCACCATCTCCATCTTAAAACACACATCCTTG cCTTCAGGCCAAGCTGCGAAGACCTTGACTCGCAAGGAGAATCAACAATGTCCATAA